One genomic region from Epinephelus moara isolate mb chromosome 8, YSFRI_EMoa_1.0, whole genome shotgun sequence encodes:
- the spinb gene encoding LOW QUALITY PROTEIN: spindlin b (The sequence of the model RefSeq protein was modified relative to this genomic sequence to represent the inferred CDS: deleted 1 base in 1 codon) has protein sequence MNEDPIQEPSAPRPPRADGGHSGVSANMMKKKNSHKKQRTSVGPSKTLAQPRRNIVGCRIQHIWKEGSKSSQWKGTVLDQVPVNPSLYLIKYDGFDCIYGLELYSDERVVGLEVLPDRVAPARVSDSLLAETMIGKAVEHMFETEDGPKEEWRGMVLARAPIMTSWFYITYEKDPVLYMYQLLDDYKEGDLRIMPDSNDSVAAEREPGEVVDSLVGKQVEYAKEDGGKRSGMVIHQVEAKPSVYFIKFDDDFHIYVYDLVKTS, from the exons ATGAATGAAGACCCCATTCAAGAGCCCAGC GCCCCGCGGCCCCCCCGAGCGGACGGGG gaCATTCAGGTGTGTCTGCAAacatgatgaagaagaagaactcaCACAA GAAACAGAGGACTAGCGTTGGTCCCAGTAAGACTCTGGCTCAGCCCAGAAGGAACATCGTGGGCTGCAGGATTCAGCACATCTGGAAGGAAGGCA GTAAGTCGTCCCAGTGGAAGGGGACGGTCCTGGACCAGGTCCCCGTCAACCCGTCCCTCTACCTGATCAAGTACGACGGCTTCGACTGCATCTACGGCCTGGAGCTGTACAGTGATGAGAGGGTGGTGGGGCTGGAGGTGCTGCCCGACAGAGTGG CTCCGGCCCGTGTGAGCGACTCGCTGCTGGCGGAGACGATGATTGGGAAGGCGGTGGAGCACATGTTTGAGACGGAGGACGGGCCAAAGGAGGAGTGGAGGGGGATGGTGCTGGCTCGAGCTCCCATCATGACGTCCTGGTTCTACATCACCTACGAGAAGGACCCGGTGCTCTACATGTACCAGCTGCTGGACGACTACAAGGAGGGAGACCTACGCATCATGCCCGACTCCA ACGACAGCGTGGCGGCAGAGAGGGAACCTGGAGAGGTGGTCGACAGCCTGGTAGGCAAACAGGTGGAGTACGCCAAAGAGGACGGCGGGAAGCGGTCGGGTATGGTCATCCACCAGGTGGAGGCCAAGCCCTCCGTCTACTTCATCAAGTTCGACGATGACTTCCACATCTATGTCTACGACCTGGTCAAGACCTCCTAA